From a region of the Streptomyces venezuelae genome:
- the pheT gene encoding phenylalanine--tRNA ligase subunit beta yields MRVPLSWLREYVDLPAGETGRDVAAKLVDAGLEVETVEQLGGGLKGPLVVGQVLTIEELEGFRKPIRFCTVDVGSANGTGEPQEIVCGARNFAVGDKVVVVLPGAVLPGDFAIASRKTYGRTSHGMICSGDELGMGDDGTHGIIVLPPEHEVGTDAIELLQLVDEVLDIDITPDRGYCMSMRGVAREAATAYGLPLRDPALLDVPAPNSYGYPVKVDDPAGCDRFTARTVTGLDPDARSPIWLSRRLQKAGMRPISLAVDITNYVMLELGQPLHAYDRSSIEGTIGVRRAEQGEKFTTLDGVKRTLDAEDLVITDNSGPIGLAGVMGGANTEIADSVTDPETGQVTGTTDVVIEAAHFDSVAISRTARRLKLSSEASKRFERGVDPQAAAAAAQRTVDLLVLLAGGTAEAGVTEVIAPGAPRTIAMPADHPDRVAGMEYGRETVVRRLQEIGCDVYGQDELVVTVPSWRPDLAAPNDLAEEVIRLEGYGNLPSTLPQVPSGRGLTARQQLHRRVGRALAGAGYVEALSYPFIGEGVFDQLQLPAHDVARQVVKLVNPISDEEPALRTTLLPGLLGALRRNDSRGSHDLALFETGSVFRAAAQPGVAVRLPVDRRPTDEEIATLNAALPAQPRYAAVVLAGAREQAGWWGKGRPAGWADAVQAARALAAEAGTELVVRQGQYGPWHPGRCAELVVTLDGVEQVIGHAGELHPRVVKAMGLPARTSAMELDLDRLAAAGGEALRAPRISSFPVATQDVALIVDASVPASSVEAALRKGAGELLESLRLFDVFTGEQVGEGKKSLAYALRFRAADRTLTAEESTAARDAAVALAGERTGAVLRGA; encoded by the coding sequence ATGCGCGTCCCGCTTTCCTGGCTGCGGGAGTACGTCGACCTCCCCGCGGGCGAAACCGGCCGTGACGTGGCGGCCAAGCTGGTCGACGCCGGCCTCGAAGTCGAGACCGTCGAGCAGCTCGGCGGCGGCCTCAAGGGCCCGCTCGTCGTCGGTCAGGTGCTGACCATTGAGGAGCTGGAGGGCTTCCGCAAGCCGATCCGCTTCTGCACGGTCGACGTCGGCTCCGCCAACGGCACCGGTGAGCCGCAGGAGATCGTCTGCGGCGCCCGGAACTTCGCCGTCGGCGACAAGGTCGTCGTGGTGCTGCCCGGCGCGGTCCTGCCCGGCGACTTCGCGATCGCCTCGCGCAAGACCTACGGCCGCACCTCGCACGGCATGATCTGCTCCGGCGACGAGCTGGGCATGGGCGACGACGGCACGCACGGCATCATCGTGCTGCCGCCCGAGCACGAGGTCGGCACCGACGCGATCGAGCTGCTCCAGCTCGTCGACGAGGTCCTCGACATCGACATCACCCCGGACCGCGGCTACTGCATGTCCATGCGCGGTGTCGCCCGTGAGGCGGCCACCGCCTACGGGCTGCCGCTGCGCGACCCGGCGCTGCTCGACGTGCCCGCGCCGAACTCGTACGGCTACCCCGTCAAGGTCGACGACCCGGCCGGCTGCGACCGCTTCACGGCCCGCACGGTCACCGGTCTCGACCCCGACGCGCGCTCCCCGATCTGGCTGTCCCGCCGCCTGCAGAAGGCGGGCATGCGCCCGATCTCGCTCGCCGTGGACATCACCAACTACGTGATGCTGGAGCTCGGCCAGCCGCTGCACGCCTACGACCGCTCCAGCATCGAGGGCACCATCGGTGTCCGCCGCGCCGAGCAGGGCGAGAAGTTCACCACCCTCGACGGCGTCAAGCGCACGCTCGACGCCGAGGACCTGGTGATCACCGACAACAGCGGGCCGATCGGGCTCGCCGGTGTCATGGGCGGCGCCAACACCGAGATCGCCGACTCCGTCACCGACCCCGAGACCGGCCAGGTCACGGGGACCACGGACGTCGTCATCGAGGCAGCGCACTTCGACTCCGTGGCGATCTCGCGCACCGCCCGCCGCCTGAAGCTGTCCTCCGAGGCGTCCAAGCGCTTCGAGCGGGGCGTCGACCCGCAGGCCGCCGCCGCGGCCGCGCAGCGGACCGTCGACCTGCTCGTGCTGCTCGCGGGCGGCACCGCCGAGGCGGGCGTCACCGAGGTCATCGCCCCGGGCGCGCCGCGCACCATCGCCATGCCCGCGGACCACCCGGACCGGGTGGCGGGCATGGAGTACGGCCGCGAGACCGTCGTACGCCGGCTCCAGGAGATCGGCTGCGACGTCTACGGCCAGGACGAGCTCGTCGTCACCGTCCCCTCGTGGCGGCCCGACCTCGCCGCGCCCAACGACCTCGCCGAAGAGGTCATCCGGCTGGAGGGCTACGGGAACCTCCCCTCCACCCTCCCGCAGGTGCCCTCGGGCCGCGGTCTGACCGCCCGGCAGCAGCTGCACCGCCGGGTCGGCCGTGCGCTGGCCGGCGCGGGCTACGTCGAGGCGCTCAGCTACCCGTTCATCGGCGAGGGCGTCTTCGACCAGCTCCAGCTCCCGGCGCACGACGTGGCCCGCCAGGTCGTCAAGCTGGTCAACCCGATCTCCGACGAGGAGCCGGCGCTGCGCACCACGCTGCTGCCGGGTCTGCTCGGCGCGCTGCGCCGCAACGACAGCCGGGGCAGCCACGACCTCGCGCTCTTCGAGACCGGTTCGGTCTTCCGGGCCGCCGCCCAGCCGGGTGTCGCCGTACGGCTGCCCGTCGACCGGCGTCCCACGGACGAGGAGATCGCCACCCTGAACGCGGCCCTGCCCGCGCAGCCGCGGTACGCCGCGGTCGTGCTGGCCGGTGCCCGCGAGCAGGCCGGCTGGTGGGGCAAGGGCCGTCCGGCCGGCTGGGCGGACGCGGTCCAGGCCGCCCGCGCGCTGGCCGCCGAGGCCGGCACCGAGCTGGTGGTCCGCCAGGGCCAGTACGGCCCCTGGCACCCGGGCCGCTGCGCCGAGCTGGTCGTCACCCTCGACGGGGTCGAGCAGGTCATCGGCCACGCCGGTGAGCTCCACCCGCGCGTGGTCAAGGCGATGGGCCTGCCGGCCCGCACCAGCGCGATGGAGCTCGACCTGGACCGCCTCGCGGCGGCCGGCGGCGAGGCCCTGCGGGCTCCGCGGATCTCCTCCTTCCCGGTGGCGACCCAGGACGTGGCGCTGATCGTCGACGCGTCGGTCCCGGCGTCCTCGGTGGAGGCCGCGCTGCGCAAGGGCGCGGGCGAACTCCTCGAATCGCTGCGGCTGTTCGACGTGTTCACCGGTGAGCAGGTGGGCGAGGGCAAGAAGTCCCTGGCCTACGCGCTGCGCTTCCGCGCGGCCGACCGGACGCTGACCGCCGAGGAGTCCACGGCCGCGCGTGACGCGGCGGTGGCCCTGGCGGGCGAGCGGACCGGGGCGGTGCTCCGGGGCGCGTAG
- a CDS encoding 3-hydroxybutyryl-CoA dehydrogenase — protein MSCERHEVTDLPSDITRVGVVGCGQMGAGIAEVCARSGLEVKVAETTGEALEIGRTRLHNSLTKAAERGKITEEERDATLARLTFTTDLGEFADRDLVIEAVVENEQVKTEIFQILDQVITRPDAILASNTSSIPLVKLAVATSRPDQVIGIHFFNPAPVQKLVELIPALTTGEETVKRAEALVRDVLGKHAVRAQDRSGFVVNALLVPYLLSAIRMFESGIASREDIDNGMELGCAHPMGPLKLSDLIGLDTIASIADSMYAEYKEPLYAAPPLLQRMVDAGRLGRKTGAGFYPYG, from the coding sequence ATGAGCTGCGAAAGGCACGAAGTGACTGACCTCCCTTCCGACATCACACGGGTCGGCGTAGTGGGCTGTGGCCAGATGGGTGCGGGTATCGCCGAGGTGTGCGCCCGTAGTGGCCTTGAGGTCAAGGTCGCCGAGACCACCGGCGAAGCCCTGGAGATCGGCCGGACCCGGCTGCACAACTCGCTGACCAAGGCCGCCGAACGCGGCAAGATCACCGAGGAGGAGCGGGACGCCACCCTGGCCCGCCTCACCTTCACCACCGACCTCGGCGAGTTCGCCGACCGAGACCTCGTCATCGAGGCCGTCGTCGAGAACGAGCAGGTCAAGACCGAGATCTTCCAGATCCTCGACCAGGTGATCACCCGCCCGGACGCGATCCTGGCCTCCAACACCTCCTCGATCCCGCTCGTCAAGCTGGCCGTCGCGACCTCGCGGCCGGACCAGGTCATCGGCATCCACTTCTTCAACCCGGCCCCGGTCCAGAAGCTCGTCGAGCTGATCCCGGCGCTGACCACGGGCGAGGAGACGGTCAAGCGGGCCGAGGCCCTGGTGCGGGACGTGCTGGGCAAGCACGCGGTCCGCGCCCAGGACCGGTCCGGGTTCGTCGTCAACGCGCTCCTCGTCCCGTACCTGCTGTCCGCGATCCGGATGTTCGAGTCGGGCATCGCCAGCCGCGAGGACATCGACAACGGCATGGAGCTGGGCTGCGCCCACCCGATGGGCCCGCTGAAGCTGTCCGACCTGATCGGTCTGGACACCATCGCGTCGATCGCCGACTCGATGTACGCGGAGTACAAGGAGCCGCTGTACGCCGCTCCCCCGCTGCTCCAGCGCATGGTCGACGCCGGCCGCCTGGGCCGCAAGACGGGCGCGGGCTTCTACCCGTACGGCTGA
- the infC gene encoding translation initiation factor IF-3 — protein MWCYRGGSISTEPRINDRIRVPEVRLVGPSGEQVGIVPLAKALELAQEYDLDLVEVAASARPPVCKLMDYGKFKYESAMKAREARKNQAHTVIKEMKLRPKIDPHDYDTKKGHVVRFLKQGDKVKITIMFRGREQSRPELGYRLLQRLASDVEDLGFIESNPKQDGRNMIMVLGPHKKKTEAMAEAREAQAARKAERQGVAHTEDEAPSEAAAVEADDTTEVASAEATEAAAEQAPADEANAEA, from the coding sequence GTGTGGTGCTACCGAGGAGGATCCATCAGCACCGAGCCCCGCATCAACGACCGGATTCGCGTTCCCGAGGTACGGCTTGTCGGTCCCAGCGGCGAGCAGGTCGGCATCGTGCCGCTTGCCAAGGCGCTTGAGCTCGCGCAGGAGTACGACCTCGACCTGGTCGAGGTCGCGGCGTCCGCACGCCCGCCGGTCTGCAAGCTCATGGACTACGGCAAGTTCAAGTACGAGTCGGCCATGAAGGCCCGTGAGGCGCGCAAGAACCAGGCGCACACGGTCATCAAGGAAATGAAGCTCCGGCCGAAGATCGACCCGCACGACTATGACACCAAGAAGGGTCACGTCGTTCGGTTCCTCAAGCAGGGCGACAAGGTCAAGATCACGATCATGTTCCGTGGTCGCGAGCAGTCCCGGCCGGAACTCGGCTACCGACTGCTGCAGCGTCTCGCTTCGGACGTCGAGGACCTCGGGTTCATCGAGTCGAACCCGAAGCAGGACGGCCGAAACATGATCATGGTCCTCGGTCCGCACAAGAAGAAGACCGAGGCGATGGCCGAAGCCCGCGAGGCGCAGGCCGCCCGCAAGGCGGAGCGCCAGGGTGTCGCCCACACCGAAGACGAGGCTCCTTCCGAGGCTGCCGCCGTCGAGGCCGATGACACCACCGAGGTCGCCTCCGCCGAGGCCACCGAGGCCGCTGCCGAACAGGCTCCGGCCGACGAGGCGAACGCCGAGGCCTGA
- a CDS encoding NUDIX hydrolase produces MQWTNLSEQTVYKNRWFDVNLADVELPDGRHLDHFVIRLRPVAVATAVNGADEVLLLWRHRFITDSWGWELPAGVVEDGEDIACAAAREMEEESGWRPGPLHHLMTVEPSNGLTDARHHLYWADGATYVGHPEDDFESSRREWVPLKLVPDMIARGEIPAANMAAGLLLLHHLRLGRP; encoded by the coding sequence GTGCAGTGGACGAACCTGAGTGAGCAGACCGTGTACAAGAACCGTTGGTTCGACGTGAATCTCGCCGATGTGGAACTCCCCGACGGCCGGCACCTGGACCACTTCGTGATCCGGCTGCGTCCGGTCGCCGTCGCCACGGCCGTGAACGGGGCCGACGAGGTGCTGCTGCTCTGGCGGCACCGTTTCATCACCGACAGCTGGGGCTGGGAACTGCCCGCCGGGGTGGTCGAGGACGGCGAGGACATCGCGTGCGCGGCGGCCCGGGAGATGGAGGAGGAGTCCGGCTGGCGTCCCGGCCCGCTCCACCACCTCATGACCGTCGAGCCGTCCAACGGGCTGACCGATGCCCGGCACCACCTCTACTGGGCGGACGGGGCCACGTACGTCGGGCATCCCGAGGACGACTTCGAGTCCTCACGCCGGGAGTGGGTCCCGCTGAAGCTCGTGCCGGACATGATCGCCCGCGGGGAGATCCCGGCCGCCAACATGGCGGCCGGGCTGCTCCTGCTGCACCATCTGCGGCTGGGCCGGCCGTAG
- the pheS gene encoding phenylalanine--tRNA ligase subunit alpha — MSAPNKSYDPVEVEALKPEEIERMRDEALAAFASAGDLDALREAKTAHMGDRSPLALANREIGALPPQAKAEAGKRVGQARGAVNKAFGARTVALEAERDERVLVEEAVDVTLPYDRVPAGARHPLTTLMDRIADIFVAMGYEVAEGPEVEAEWFNFDALNFTPDHPARQMQDTFFVQGPEGTQGDESGVVLRTHTSPVQARSLLERKPPVYIVCPGRVYRTDELDATHTPVFHQVELLAVDEGLTMADLKGTMDHMVQELFGEGTTTRLRPHFFPFTEPSAEMDMQCYVCRGESVGNPDRPCRTCSSEGWIELGGCGMVNPKVLVACGVDPEKYSGFAFGFGIERMLMFRHNVEDMRDMVEGDVRFTRPFGSEI; from the coding sequence ATGTCGGCACCGAACAAGTCGTACGACCCTGTCGAGGTCGAGGCACTGAAACCGGAAGAGATCGAGCGCATGCGGGACGAGGCGCTCGCCGCCTTCGCGTCCGCCGGCGACCTCGACGCGCTGCGCGAGGCGAAGACCGCGCACATGGGCGACCGCTCGCCCCTGGCGCTCGCCAACCGCGAGATCGGCGCGCTGCCCCCGCAGGCCAAGGCCGAGGCGGGCAAGCGCGTGGGCCAGGCCCGTGGCGCCGTGAACAAGGCCTTCGGGGCCCGCACGGTCGCGCTGGAGGCCGAGCGCGACGAGCGGGTGCTGGTCGAGGAGGCCGTGGACGTCACGCTGCCCTACGACCGCGTCCCCGCGGGCGCCCGGCACCCCCTGACCACGCTGATGGACCGCATCGCGGACATCTTCGTGGCCATGGGGTACGAGGTCGCCGAGGGCCCCGAGGTGGAGGCGGAGTGGTTCAACTTCGACGCCCTCAACTTCACGCCCGACCACCCGGCGCGGCAGATGCAGGACACCTTCTTCGTCCAGGGGCCCGAGGGCACCCAGGGCGACGAGTCCGGTGTCGTGCTGCGCACCCACACCTCCCCGGTGCAGGCGCGCTCGCTGCTGGAGCGCAAGCCCCCCGTCTACATCGTCTGCCCGGGCCGCGTGTACCGCACCGACGAGCTGGACGCGACGCACACCCCGGTCTTCCACCAGGTCGAGCTGCTCGCCGTGGACGAGGGCCTGACCATGGCGGACCTCAAGGGCACCATGGACCACATGGTCCAGGAGCTCTTCGGTGAGGGCACCACCACGCGCCTGCGCCCGCACTTCTTCCCCTTCACCGAGCCGTCCGCCGAGATGGACATGCAGTGCTACGTGTGCCGCGGCGAGTCGGTGGGCAACCCCGACCGCCCGTGCCGTACCTGCTCCAGCGAGGGCTGGATCGAGCTCGGCGGCTGCGGCATGGTCAACCCCAAGGTGCTCGTCGCCTGCGGTGTCGACCCCGAGAAGTACAGCGGGTTCGCCTTCGGGTTCGGCATCGAACGGATGCTGATGTTCCGCCACAACGTCGAAGACATGCGAGACATGGTCGAGGGTGACGTTCGCTTCACCCGGCCGTTCGGGAGTGAGATCTGA
- a CDS encoding transcriptional regulator, whose product MQPNVLLDALLAEAGMSHAGLAAYVNQAGRTRGLALRYEHTAVTRWLKGQRPRGQVPDLICEVLGGRLRRPLGLDDIGLGAADRPVPLHASPLSGFVDRAAALWRSDVQARPQLLAAEAVTGTPAVIPVWEWENPPEDADVSREGPHPIGPEHIEILKSARAHYELMYRRAGGLATRDRIVRFLGNETAPMLRGSYSDDLGRRLHRATGSLVAVAGICAYDSDAHGLAQRYFHQALRLAKASGDRGLGAYVIALIVNQSLHLREYRQAVAFAEAALRAAGRHTTPALAADLYAMQAKAYAQLGDTRAALACIRKAEAAAERITPGSEPDETGYVQPGLVNVQVAEALLSLGDLEAARVQATAAVGTPAHDRGRVHRLAMLCEIQLRQGEADRAAASAAEMAERAKGMESLRLRDRLRAVREQLLTSGCTGAEETARLIDGALRVPL is encoded by the coding sequence ATGCAGCCCAATGTCCTGCTCGACGCCCTCCTCGCCGAGGCGGGTATGTCCCACGCCGGACTCGCCGCGTACGTGAACCAGGCAGGCCGCACCCGCGGACTCGCTCTGCGCTACGAACACACCGCCGTGACACGGTGGTTGAAGGGGCAGCGGCCCCGGGGGCAGGTCCCGGACCTGATCTGCGAGGTGCTCGGCGGGCGGCTGCGGAGGCCCCTCGGGCTGGACGACATCGGGCTGGGCGCGGCCGACCGGCCCGTTCCGCTGCACGCCTCGCCCCTCAGCGGGTTCGTGGACCGGGCCGCCGCGCTGTGGCGTTCCGACGTCCAGGCCCGGCCGCAGCTCCTGGCCGCCGAGGCGGTCACGGGGACGCCCGCCGTCATCCCCGTGTGGGAATGGGAGAATCCGCCCGAGGACGCCGACGTCTCCCGCGAGGGCCCGCACCCGATCGGTCCCGAGCACATCGAGATCCTGAAGTCCGCCCGCGCGCACTACGAGCTGATGTACCGCCGGGCCGGCGGTCTCGCCACACGGGACCGGATCGTCCGCTTCCTGGGCAACGAGACCGCGCCCATGCTGCGCGGGAGCTACTCCGACGACCTCGGCCGCCGGCTGCACCGCGCCACGGGGTCCCTGGTGGCGGTGGCCGGGATCTGCGCGTACGACTCGGACGCCCACGGCCTGGCCCAGCGCTACTTCCACCAGGCCCTGCGCCTGGCCAAGGCGAGCGGGGACCGGGGGCTCGGCGCGTACGTCATCGCGCTGATCGTCAACCAGTCCCTGCACCTGCGGGAGTACCGCCAGGCCGTCGCCTTCGCCGAGGCCGCCCTGCGGGCCGCCGGGCGGCACACCACCCCGGCGCTGGCCGCCGACCTGTATGCGATGCAGGCCAAGGCCTACGCCCAACTCGGCGACACCCGGGCCGCACTGGCCTGCATCCGCAAGGCGGAGGCGGCGGCGGAGCGGATCACCCCGGGCAGCGAACCGGACGAGACCGGCTACGTACAGCCGGGGCTCGTCAACGTCCAGGTCGCCGAGGCGCTGCTCAGCCTGGGCGATCTGGAGGCCGCCCGGGTCCAGGCGACCGCCGCCGTCGGCACCCCGGCGCACGACCGCGGCCGGGTGCACCGGCTGGCGATGCTGTGCGAGATCCAGCTGCGCCAGGGGGAGGCGGACCGGGCCGCGGCGTCCGCGGCCGAGATGGCCGAGCGGGCCAAGGGCATGGAGTCGCTGCGGCTGCGCGACCGGCTGCGGGCGGTCCGCGAACAGCTTCTGACCAGCGGTTGTACGGGCGCGGAGGAGACCGCGCGGCTCATCGACGGGGCGCTGCGCGTTCCGCTGTGA
- a CDS encoding ATP-binding protein, which translates to MTVGTNSLPEADTTAGPASSPGAPCARTGGPADDAVPPARASEALSGVPPQGAGRGALLGAGAPGEGLAFGIDPDCLPDGLVVADATGHVICFNRAAARMTATDPAQALGRRIERALPLEDLEGRRWWALTDPYGGLATRRGQPERNLLLPGGREVLVSASYVRTHPTGPLRRLVVTLRGTEARRRTERSHAELIATVAHELRSPLTSVKGFTATLLAKWERFTDDQKRLMLETVDADANRVTRLIAELLDISRIDSGRLEVRRQPVDIATAVGRHVQALTANGQAPERFLVSVSRPLPDLWADPDKIDQILGNLLENAVRHGEGTVTIGVSPHEKGTAVTVTDEGPGIPEESMGRVFTRFWRGSKRGGTGLGLYIVKGIVEAHGGTITVGRGPGGGAEFRFILPVSAPAYLTQ; encoded by the coding sequence ATGACCGTCGGTACGAACAGCTTGCCGGAGGCCGACACGACGGCCGGTCCGGCGTCGTCGCCGGGCGCCCCCTGCGCCCGTACGGGCGGGCCCGCGGACGACGCCGTGCCCCCCGCACGCGCCTCCGAGGCACTGAGCGGCGTACCGCCGCAGGGCGCGGGCCGCGGGGCGCTCCTGGGCGCCGGTGCCCCGGGTGAGGGGCTCGCCTTCGGGATCGACCCCGACTGCCTGCCCGACGGGCTCGTCGTCGCCGACGCCACCGGGCACGTCATCTGCTTCAACCGGGCCGCGGCCCGGATGACCGCGACCGATCCCGCCCAGGCCCTCGGCAGGCGCATCGAGCGGGCGCTCCCGCTGGAGGACCTCGAAGGCCGCCGCTGGTGGGCGCTGACCGATCCGTACGGGGGCCTCGCCACCCGGCGCGGGCAGCCCGAGCGGAACCTGCTGCTTCCCGGCGGCCGCGAGGTGCTGGTCTCCGCCAGCTACGTGCGCACGCACCCCACCGGCCCGCTGCGCCGCCTCGTGGTCACCCTGCGCGGTACCGAGGCCCGGCGCCGGACCGAGCGCAGCCACGCCGAGCTCATCGCCACCGTCGCCCACGAGCTGCGCTCCCCGCTGACCTCGGTCAAGGGGTTCACGGCCACCCTGCTCGCCAAGTGGGAGCGGTTCACCGACGACCAGAAGCGGCTGATGCTGGAGACCGTCGACGCCGACGCCAACCGCGTCACCCGCCTCATCGCCGAGCTGCTCGACATCTCCCGCATCGACTCCGGCCGTCTGGAGGTGCGCCGCCAGCCGGTGGACATCGCCACCGCCGTCGGCCGCCACGTGCAGGCGCTCACCGCGAACGGGCAGGCCCCCGAACGGTTCCTCGTGAGCGTCAGCCGTCCGCTCCCCGATCTGTGGGCCGACCCGGACAAGATCGACCAGATCCTCGGCAACCTCCTGGAAAATGCGGTGCGCCACGGCGAGGGAACGGTCACCATCGGGGTGTCGCCGCATGAGAAGGGAACCGCCGTCACCGTGACTGACGAAGGCCCCGGGATCCCCGAGGAGTCGATGGGCCGCGTCTTCACCCGCTTCTGGCGGGGGAGCAAGCGCGGCGGCACCGGCCTGGGCCTGTACATCGTCAAGGGCATCGTGGAGGCGCACGGCGGGACCATCACGGTCGGCCGCGGCCCCGGCGGCGGCGCCGAGTTCCGATTTATCCTGCCCGTGAGCGCCCCCGCGTACCTCACGCAGTAG
- the rplT gene encoding 50S ribosomal protein L20 yields the protein MARVKRAVNAHKKRRAILEAASGYRGQRSRLYRKAKEQVTHSLVYNFNDRKKRKGDFRQLWIQRINAAARQNGMTYNRLIQGLKAANIEVDRKILAELAVNDANAFAALVEVAQKALPADVNAPKAAA from the coding sequence GTGGCACGCGTCAAGCGGGCAGTAAACGCCCACAAGAAGCGCCGGGCGATCCTCGAGGCGGCCTCCGGCTACCGCGGTCAGCGTTCGCGCCTGTACCGCAAGGCCAAGGAGCAGGTCACCCACTCGCTGGTCTACAACTTCAACGACCGCAAGAAGCGCAAGGGCGACTTCCGTCAGCTGTGGATCCAGCGCATCAACGCCGCTGCCCGCCAGAACGGCATGACGTACAACCGCCTCATCCAGGGTCTGAAGGCCGCCAACATCGAGGTGGACCGCAAGATCCTCGCGGAGCTGGCCGTCAACGACGCCAACGCGTTCGCCGCGCTCGTCGAGGTCGCGCAGAAGGCGCTTCCGGCCGACGTCAACGCCCCCAAGGCCGCTGCCTAA
- the rpmI gene encoding 50S ribosomal protein L35 — protein MPKNKTHSGTKKRFKVTGSGKVLRERAGKRHLLEHKSSRVTRRLTGNAEMAPGDAAKIKKLLGI, from the coding sequence ATGCCGAAGAACAAGACGCACAGCGGTACCAAGAAGCGCTTCAAGGTCACCGGCTCCGGCAAGGTGCTCCGTGAGCGCGCCGGCAAGCGCCACCTGCTCGAGCACAAGTCGTCCCGTGTCACCCGCCGCCTCACCGGCAACGCGGAGATGGCCCCCGGCGACGCCGCGAAGATCAAGAAGCTTCTCGGCATCTGA
- a CDS encoding TrmH family RNA methyltransferase has product MGHPDELISPRSPRVAAARRLARRNFRTKERRFIAEGPQAVREAVEHRGPTGASTLIELFATVEAAERYSGIVEAALDAGARVHYASDEVLAEVSQTVTPQGLVGVCHFLDSPFEEVLRARPRLVAVLAHVRDPGNAGTVLRCADAAGADAVVLTDASVDLYNPKSVRASVGSLFHLPVAVGVPVEEAVEGLRAAGVRILAADGAGEDDLDAELDAGTMGGPSAWVFGNEAWGLPEETRALADAVVRVPIHGKAESLNLATAAAVCLYASARAQRAPGGCRSVTPS; this is encoded by the coding sequence ATGGGTCACCCCGACGAGCTGATCTCCCCCCGATCCCCGCGGGTGGCCGCCGCCAGACGCCTGGCGCGGCGCAACTTCCGCACCAAGGAGCGCCGCTTCATCGCCGAGGGCCCCCAGGCCGTCCGCGAGGCCGTGGAGCACCGCGGTCCCACGGGCGCGTCGACCCTGATCGAGCTGTTCGCCACCGTCGAGGCCGCCGAGCGCTACTCCGGGATCGTCGAGGCCGCCCTGGACGCGGGCGCCCGCGTGCACTACGCCTCCGACGAGGTCCTCGCCGAGGTCTCGCAGACCGTCACCCCCCAGGGCCTGGTCGGTGTCTGCCACTTCCTGGACTCCCCGTTCGAGGAGGTCCTGCGGGCCCGGCCGAGGCTCGTCGCCGTCCTCGCGCACGTCCGCGACCCCGGCAACGCCGGTACGGTGCTGCGCTGCGCGGACGCCGCGGGCGCCGACGCGGTGGTGCTGACCGACGCCTCCGTGGACCTGTACAACCCGAAGTCGGTACGGGCCTCCGTCGGCTCCCTGTTCCACCTCCCGGTCGCCGTCGGCGTTCCGGTCGAGGAGGCCGTCGAAGGGCTCCGGGCGGCCGGCGTGCGCATCCTGGCGGCCGACGGCGCCGGTGAGGACGACCTCGACGCCGAGCTCGACGCCGGCACCATGGGCGGGCCCTCCGCCTGGGTCTTCGGCAACGAGGCATGGGGTCTCCCGGAGGAGACCAGGGCCCTGGCGGACGCCGTCGTACGGGTCCCGATCCACGGAAAGGCGGAGAGCCTGAACCTGGCGACGGCCGCCGCCGTGTGCCTCTACGCGTCCGCGCGTGCACAGCGGGCGCCCGGAGGGTGCCGCTCTGTGACCCCCAGCTAG